From the Solanum lycopersicum chromosome 10, SLM_r2.1 genome, one window contains:
- the LOC138339167 gene encoding phenolic glucoside malonyltransferase 1-like translates to MATVIEQCQVAPPPGGATEVILPLTYFDHVWLGFRRMRRILFYKLSISKPDFVQNIIPPLKNSLSLTLKHYTPLAGNVACPLDTNGYPELRYVTGDSVSVTFFETDMNFNYLIGDHPRKAKDFYHFVPKLGEPKDAPGVQLAPLLAIQVTLFPNLGVSIGFTNHHVVGDGATIAGFIKAWALLHKFGGHEQFLSNELIPFYDRSVVKDPYGQGMSIWEEMKSKNLDMRDVMTPPPEHKVRGTFTIKRDEIEKLKNFILNSRRRGSSSTTLTHVTSFTVTSAYIWTCLIKSEDAIGEEMIIDDSVMECFGCAADFRARFNPPLPQSYFGNCIVGYVTKSIRHVDLVGREGFKIAVESIGEVIQEKMKYDEWVLNGDWLKELDNVDVIRSFSIAGSPKHDLYAADFGWGRAAKLEFISIDNDDDGISMSLSKSKDFDGDLEIGLCLSKTRMNAFATIFTHGLSFLCQV, encoded by the coding sequence ATGGCCACCGTGATTGAGCAATGTCAAGTTGCGCCACCTCCCGGCGGCGCAACGGAGGTGATACTCCCTCTTACTTATTTTGACCATGTTTGGTTAGGGTTTCGCCGTATGAGGCGGATATTATTTTACAAGCTCTCCATTTCCAAACCCGATTTCGTTCAAAACATTATTCCTCCTCTTAAAAATTCACTCTCCCTCACTCTCAAACACTATACGCCCTTAGCCGGAAACGTTGCTTGTCCACTAGATACAAACGGATATCCTGAGTTACGTTATGTGACAGGAGATTCTGTGTCTGTTACTTTTTTCGAGACTGATATGAATTTCAATTATCTCATTGGTGACCATCCGCGTAAGGCTAAGGATTTTTATCACTTTGTTCCTAAGTTAGGGGAACCTAAGGATGCACCGGGGGTCCAACTAGCCCCGCTCTTAGCCATTCAGGTGACACTTTTTCCGAATCTTGGTGTATCCATTGGTTTCACTAACCATCATGTTGTTGGTGATGGAGCTACTATAGCAGGGTTCATTAAGGCGTGGGCTCTACTCCACAAATTCGGTGGACATGAACAATTCTTATCGAATGAGCTAATTCCATTTTATGATAGGTCCGTAGTAAAAGACCCATATGGACAAGGGATGTCCATCTGGGAAGAAATGAAAAGCAAGAATCTAGATATGCGTGACGTTATGACTCCTCCTCCTGAACACAAGGTTCGAGGTACATTTACTATTAAAAGAGATGAAATAGAGAAACTGAAGAATTTTATATTGAACTCAAGAAGACGGGGTAGTAGTAGTACTACTCTAACTCATGTAACATCTTTTACTGTAACGAGTGCTTATATATGGACTTGTTTGATAAAATCAGAGGACGCGATAGGAGAAGAGATGATCATAGATGATAGTGTAATGGAATGTTTCGGATGTGCAGCAGATTTTAGAGCGCGATTCAATCCACCACTTCCTCAATCTTATTTTGGGAATTGCATAGTTGGGTATGTCACAAAATCAATAAGGCATGTTGACTTAGTTGGAAGGGAAGGGTTTAAAATTGCGGTAGAATCAATTGGAGAAGTCATTCAAGAAAAAATGAAGTATGATGAATGGGTCCTTAATGGTGATTGGTTAAAAGAACTCGACAATGTAGATGTGATTCGATCGTTTTCAATTGCTGGATCGCCAAAACATGACTTATATGCTGCTGATTTTGGATGGGGAAGAGCCGCAAAGTTAGAATTTATTTCTATCGACAATGATGATGACGGAATTTCGATGTCTCTTAGTAAATCTAAAGATTTTGATGGAGATTTAGAGATTGGTTTGTGTTTGTCTAAAACTCGAATGAATGCTTTTGCTACTATATTCACTCACGGGCTTAGCTTTCTATGCCAAGTCTGA